The following are encoded in a window of Solidesulfovibrio magneticus RS-1 genomic DNA:
- a CDS encoding chemotaxis protein CheD, translating into MEIVVNISDMKVTNRARDVLVTHALGSCLGLAAYDPVAGVAGLIHCLLPLSRDGKVPAKNPFMYVNTGIPQMIRTMYGRGATREHLVLKAAGCGRMMHISNQFDTGASNIAALKKLLQVNEMRLSAEDVGGTIPRTMRLFADTGRILISSCGRSWEL; encoded by the coding sequence ATGGAGATTGTGGTCAACATCTCCGACATGAAGGTCACCAACCGCGCCAGGGACGTTCTCGTCACCCATGCCCTGGGTTCGTGCTTGGGCCTGGCCGCCTATGATCCGGTGGCCGGCGTGGCCGGACTCATCCATTGCCTGCTGCCCCTGTCCCGGGACGGCAAAGTCCCGGCCAAAAATCCCTTCATGTACGTCAACACCGGCATCCCTCAGATGATCCGAACCATGTACGGGCGCGGCGCGACCCGGGAGCACCTGGTGCTCAAGGCCGCCGGCTGCGGCCGAATGATGCATATCTCCAACCAGTTCGACACCGGGGCCAGCAATATCGCGGCGCTCAAAAAGCTGTTGCAGGTCAACGAAATGCGCCTTTCGGCCGAGGATGTGGGCGGCACCATTCCGCGAACCATGCGCCTTTTCGCGGACACGGGCCGGATCCTGATCTCATCGTGCGGGAGGTCCTGGGAATTATGA
- a CDS encoding two-component system sensor histidine kinase NtrB gives MTHFSDIIAQNVVESLPVGLLIVDHAGAFTTVNPAAATILGYSRQQLLGRGWGDLFFENEANARFNQIVMDVIQNELVGLCRVVPYAAPDGRLLELSITSSYLSADSNTAGVVVILHDITELSRMQRRETDMLKEVNRIQQEKIRGLNKLAASVAHQIRNPAFAIGGFASRLARQLASLGIDSSYPGIILDEAKRLETLVRTVGRFAALGPARPQPVRLAEVADQAMKLAQTLVPGPAADAVWRFELPEVQLVVDRDQIASALAELFRNSLECAAPRPVTIGLAAAATGERLELAVTDDGPGISPADAPHIFDPFFSGRPDKAGMGLTLAQEIVLEHNGSLTLDAGYAGGAKFVLTIPRFPSHLMSRLDEPGHALGV, from the coding sequence ATGACGCACTTTAGCGACATCATTGCCCAAAACGTTGTCGAAAGCCTGCCGGTGGGCCTGCTCATCGTGGACCATGCCGGGGCCTTCACCACGGTCAATCCGGCTGCGGCAACCATTTTGGGTTACTCCAGGCAACAGTTGCTCGGACGCGGCTGGGGCGATTTGTTTTTTGAAAACGAGGCCAACGCCCGGTTCAATCAGATCGTCATGGACGTCATTCAAAACGAGTTGGTGGGCCTGTGCCGGGTCGTGCCGTACGCCGCCCCGGACGGCAGACTGCTCGAACTCTCCATCACCAGTTCCTATCTTTCCGCGGACAGCAACACCGCCGGCGTGGTGGTCATTTTGCATGACATCACAGAACTCTCCCGAATGCAGCGCCGCGAGACCGACATGCTCAAGGAGGTCAACCGGATCCAGCAGGAAAAAATCCGCGGACTCAACAAACTGGCCGCCTCGGTGGCTCACCAAATCCGCAATCCGGCCTTTGCCATCGGCGGCTTCGCCTCGCGCCTGGCCCGCCAACTCGCAAGCCTGGGCATAGACTCCTCCTACCCGGGCATCATTCTTGACGAGGCCAAACGCCTGGAAACCCTGGTGCGCACCGTGGGCCGGTTTGCCGCCCTGGGTCCGGCCCGGCCCCAACCGGTCCGGCTGGCCGAGGTGGCGGATCAGGCCATGAAGCTGGCCCAGACCCTGGTTCCCGGCCCGGCGGCCGATGCCGTCTGGCGCTTCGAGTTGCCGGAGGTTCAACTCGTGGTCGACCGGGACCAGATCGCAAGCGCCCTGGCCGAACTCTTTCGCAACAGCCTGGAATGCGCCGCCCCCCGTCCCGTGACCATCGGCCTAGCCGCCGCCGCCACGGGCGAACGCCTGGAACTGGCCGTGACCGACGACGGCCCCGGCATCAGTCCGGCTGACGCGCCCCACATCTTCGATCCCTTCTTTTCCGGTCGGCCCGATAAGGCCGGCATGGGCCTGACCCTGGCCCAGGAAATCGTGCTCGAACACAACGGCAGCCTGACGCTGGACGCCGGATATGCCGGCGGCGCCAAGTTTGTTCTGACCATTCCGCGTTTTCCAAGCCACCTCATGTCCCGCCTGGACGAGCCGGGCCATGCCTTGGGCGTCTGA
- a CDS encoding flagellar biosynthesis protein FlhF, with translation MRVKTFRGENMAAALAMIRQELGKDAVILGTQSVREDGKTLCEVMAALEYPDKEAPPRPAPAVPAQSAAPKGRPGNGAAPKPGGKVAVKPAAATMPTSPQPADWNREWTEIKGHLLALMRPRLDLSSLTPRQRLALEYLEREGVDEATILALYRSIVERGEDAVIPALSRLVAVKPLTPALWPATAHMFIGPSGVGKTTILLRLALDAKRRAKDGPVTVVNADAGRGKGRLMLRHYAELSGLNYAEADGPEAFGRFLDGAAKGEAVFIDTPSLTHGGGPEAWLTQWGLTGRDQLAAHLVLSPTYSSAQSEHYLRLARCEHLASIIWTKLDEACNYGSLVNMAHASGLPVSALTYGPELTGGMAAASGKALWKLLFKRQLPGQYPDADAAA, from the coding sequence ATGCGGGTTAAGACCTTTCGCGGCGAAAACATGGCGGCTGCCCTCGCCATGATCCGCCAGGAACTCGGCAAGGATGCCGTGATCCTCGGCACCCAGAGCGTGCGCGAGGACGGCAAGACCCTTTGCGAGGTCATGGCCGCCTTGGAATATCCGGACAAGGAAGCGCCGCCGCGGCCGGCTCCGGCCGTGCCGGCCCAATCCGCCGCGCCCAAGGGGCGTCCCGGCAACGGCGCTGCCCCCAAGCCCGGGGGCAAGGTCGCGGTCAAACCCGCCGCCGCAACCATGCCGACTTCCCCGCAGCCGGCCGACTGGAACCGGGAATGGACCGAGATCAAGGGGCATCTGCTGGCGCTCATGCGCCCCCGCCTGGACCTTTCCTCCCTGACCCCGCGCCAGCGCCTGGCCCTGGAATACCTGGAACGCGAGGGAGTGGACGAGGCTACCATTTTGGCGCTGTACCGCTCCATCGTGGAACGCGGCGAGGATGCCGTCATTCCGGCCCTGTCGCGCCTGGTCGCCGTCAAACCGCTGACGCCGGCGCTGTGGCCCGCCACCGCCCATATGTTCATCGGCCCAAGCGGCGTGGGCAAGACCACCATCTTGCTGCGTCTGGCCCTGGACGCCAAACGGCGGGCAAAGGACGGCCCGGTGACCGTGGTCAACGCCGACGCCGGACGCGGCAAGGGCCGGCTGATGTTGCGCCACTACGCCGAATTGTCCGGCTTGAATTACGCCGAGGCCGACGGTCCGGAAGCCTTTGGCCGGTTCCTGGACGGCGCGGCCAAGGGGGAGGCGGTCTTCATCGACACGCCAAGTCTGACCCACGGCGGCGGTCCTGAGGCCTGGCTGACCCAGTGGGGCCTGACCGGACGTGACCAACTGGCCGCCCATCTGGTGCTGTCTCCCACCTATTCCAGCGCCCAGTCCGAGCACTATCTTCGCCTGGCGCGCTGCGAGCATCTTGCCAGCATCATCTGGACGAAGCTCGACGAAGCCTGTAACTACGGAAGCCTTGTCAATATGGCCCACGCCTCCGGCCTGCCGGTCTCGGCCCTGACCTATGGGCCGGAACTCACCGGCGGCATGGCGGCGGCCTCGGGCAAGGCGCTCTGGAAACTGCTGTTCAAACGCCAGCTGCCCGGTCAATACCCGGACGCCGACGCCGCAGCCTGA
- a CDS encoding MinD/ParA family protein yields the protein MSDRTSSARPPAGLGPELPLVLSVTSGKGGVGKTNLSVNLAYCLSKMGRKVVLLDADLGLANVDILLGLAPKMNLFHLFHEGVELRQVLLETPFGFSILPASSGISDMLALSTGQKLDLLEAMDYLEGKINYLIVDTGAGINDNVIYFNLAARERLLVLTTEPTSLTDAYALIKVMHLNHDVHRFRVVVNMAPSVKAAKAVFAKLYAACDHFLSGISLDFTGYVPADAAVKNAVIRQKPFCHLTPDSPAAKKVMDLAHVIDSWEVDAKLDGNIKFFWKKLLFQEQPLA from the coding sequence ATGTCTGACCGCACATCCTCCGCCCGCCCGCCCGCCGGCCTCGGCCCGGAACTGCCCCTTGTCCTGTCCGTGACCTCGGGCAAGGGCGGCGTCGGCAAAACCAACCTGTCCGTTAATCTGGCCTACTGCCTGTCCAAGATGGGCCGCAAGGTGGTGCTGCTCGACGCCGACCTGGGGCTGGCCAACGTGGACATCCTTTTGGGTCTGGCTCCCAAGATGAATTTGTTCCACCTCTTCCACGAAGGCGTGGAACTGCGCCAGGTCCTTTTGGAGACGCCCTTTGGCTTTTCCATCCTGCCGGCTTCCTCGGGCATAAGCGACATGCTGGCCCTGTCCACGGGACAAAAGCTCGATCTACTGGAGGCCATGGACTACCTTGAGGGCAAGATCAATTATTTGATTGTGGACACGGGCGCGGGAATCAATGATAATGTCATATATTTCAATCTGGCCGCCCGCGAGCGCCTGCTGGTACTGACCACCGAGCCGACCTCGCTGACCGACGCTTACGCGCTGATCAAGGTCATGCACTTAAACCACGACGTACACCGTTTCCGGGTCGTGGTGAACATGGCCCCGAGCGTCAAGGCGGCCAAGGCGGTTTTTGCCAAGCTTTACGCCGCCTGCGACCATTTTCTTTCGGGCATCTCCCTAGACTTCACGGGGTATGTGCCCGCCGATGCGGCCGTCAAGAACGCGGTGATCCGGCAAAAACCGTTTTGCCACTTGACCCCGGACTCGCCGGCCGCCAAAAAGGTCATGGATCTGGCCCATGTGATCGACTCCTGGGAAGTGGATGCCAAGCTCGATGGAAACATCAAATTCTTCTGGAAAAAGCTCCTCTTCCAGGAACAGCCCCTGGCTTAA
- a CDS encoding tRNA lysidine(34) synthetase, producing MTRSAHSLRTRDLGYAQRVCVAKAGKLMMQTGQLAPRARVGLAVSGGVDSLVMLAVMAIRRRIVPFPVELILLHLNPGFDPENHSPLAELCADLGVPAHIEVTDYGPRAFSEENKKNSPCFYCAWLRRKRLFDLCARYNLSHLAFGHNADDLAATFFLNLFQNGRVDGLSGRESFFSGRLTVIRPLLLVDKPTIIRAAKAWELPVFSNPCPMAGKSMRHEAETWVRTICAGGKKRGVNLHHALGRWQLGKDALAGPETAPDAAGEA from the coding sequence ATGACTCGATCCGCCCATTCCCTGCGCACCCGCGATCTGGGCTACGCCCAGCGCGTCTGCGTGGCCAAAGCCGGCAAACTCATGATGCAGACCGGCCAGCTTGCTCCCCGGGCCCGGGTGGGGCTGGCCGTGTCCGGCGGTGTCGATAGCCTGGTCATGCTGGCCGTCATGGCCATCCGTCGGCGCATCGTGCCCTTTCCCGTGGAATTGATCCTGCTGCACTTGAATCCCGGCTTCGATCCGGAAAACCACAGCCCCCTTGCCGAATTGTGCGCCGACCTGGGCGTTCCCGCCCACATCGAGGTCACGGACTATGGTCCGCGCGCCTTTTCCGAGGAAAACAAGAAGAATTCCCCGTGTTTCTACTGCGCCTGGCTGCGCCGCAAACGGCTGTTCGACCTGTGCGCCCGCTATAACCTGAGCCACCTAGCTTTCGGCCACAACGCCGACGATCTGGCCGCAACGTTTTTCCTGAATCTCTTCCAGAACGGCCGGGTCGATGGCCTGTCTGGCCGGGAATCGTTTTTCAGCGGCCGTCTGACGGTCATCCGGCCGCTGTTGCTGGTGGACAAGCCCACCATCATACGGGCGGCCAAGGCCTGGGAACTGCCGGTTTTTTCCAACCCCTGCCCCATGGCCGGCAAATCCATGCGCCATGAGGCCGAGACCTGGGTCCGCACCATCTGCGCCGGCGGCAAGAAGCGCGGGGTCAACCTCCACCACGCCCTAGGCCGCTGGCAACTCGGCAAGGACGCCCTGGCCGGCCCTGAAACGGCCCCGGACGCGGCCGGCGAGGCGTAG
- the flhB gene encoding flagellar biosynthesis protein FlhB, whose protein sequence is MARDPSKTEKATPKRESKAREKGSVPRSQELPKLTVLMAGLFTVRFTLGNINEQLQEVFRTFLGGRLDFTATTDDVAALMWSLSAKLAIMLLPLLLVMAVVAFVTQRLQVGEVWRPKIFEPDFSNIVNPMRGLQRLLISAQTLVNLAKQTAMAFAISLVPYLILRKRFNEFLPLFYQSVDNIALFLLDNGFDMVLYTLLPMFVIAILDVWYTRWDYAENLKMTKDEVKDEHKQSFGDPHVKQQQKRKMMEVMQRRMLQDVPKADVVITNPTHIACALRYNPLESPAPMLLAKGADFMAEKIKDIAKEHKVPIRENKPLAQALYKNVEIGQVIPEDLYQAVASILAQLDKFRRFNRPR, encoded by the coding sequence ATGGCCAGAGATCCCAGTAAAACAGAAAAAGCCACCCCCAAACGGGAAAGCAAAGCCCGCGAAAAGGGGTCGGTGCCGCGCAGTCAAGAACTGCCCAAACTCACCGTGCTCATGGCCGGCCTATTCACCGTGCGTTTCACCCTGGGCAACATCAACGAACAGCTGCAAGAGGTTTTCCGCACCTTTCTCGGCGGCCGCCTGGACTTTACCGCCACCACCGACGACGTGGCCGCGCTCATGTGGAGCCTGTCGGCCAAGCTGGCCATCATGCTTCTCCCCCTGCTGCTGGTCATGGCCGTGGTCGCGTTCGTCACCCAGCGCCTCCAGGTCGGCGAGGTCTGGCGGCCCAAAATCTTTGAACCGGACTTCAGCAACATCGTCAATCCCATGCGAGGACTGCAGCGCCTGCTGATCAGCGCCCAAACCCTCGTGAATTTGGCCAAACAAACGGCCATGGCCTTCGCCATTTCCTTGGTGCCGTATCTGATTCTTCGCAAGCGGTTCAACGAATTCCTGCCGTTGTTCTATCAGAGCGTAGACAACATTGCGCTATTTCTTTTGGACAATGGCTTTGACATGGTGCTGTACACCTTATTGCCCATGTTCGTCATCGCCATACTAGATGTATGGTACACACGCTGGGATTATGCAGAAAACCTGAAAATGACAAAAGATGAAGTCAAGGACGAGCACAAGCAATCTTTTGGTGACCCTCACGTCAAGCAGCAACAAAAGCGCAAGATGATGGAAGTCATGCAGCGCCGAATGCTTCAGGACGTGCCAAAGGCTGACGTTGTCATCACCAACCCGACCCACATTGCCTGCGCTCTGCGCTACAATCCGCTCGAATCGCCTGCCCCCATGCTCCTGGCCAAGGGGGCCGACTTCATGGCCGAGAAGATCAAGGACATCGCCAAGGAGCACAAAGTGCCCATCCGCGAAAACAAGCCCTTGGCACAGGCCTTGTATAAGAACGTGGAAATCGGCCAGGTCATCCCCGAGGACCTCTACCAGGCGGTCGCCTCGATCCTGGCCCAACTCGACAAGTTCCGGCGTTTCAACCGTCCGCGCTGA
- a CDS encoding M23 family metallopeptidase, which translates to MFRHYQLVIFRDHHGAYRKLRFRGWLFALMLLALAAVVAGDVYLVKYYYNYKRMERELAEWEARGQDQNAQLVSLSDKVKALETDLARIRGFDAKLRRMVNLDQEPRDVSPGGEEKDFDKKYLPLYRQEMLGRKLHQFLGELRDQTALELARQQELATLVETADVRLTALPTSWPVAGWIAAPFGERVSPFTGKKEFHKGMDIAAPVGTEVKAPGEGTVAFAGETDDGGFTVVIDHQGGLSASFGHMRDVLVTKGQTVAKGQIIGHVGDSGQASGPHLHYETRLYGVPVNPMRYILE; encoded by the coding sequence ATGTTTCGCCATTACCAGCTCGTTATCTTCCGCGACCACCACGGCGCATATCGCAAGCTGCGCTTTCGGGGCTGGCTTTTCGCGCTGATGCTCCTGGCCCTGGCGGCGGTGGTGGCCGGCGACGTTTATCTTGTGAAATATTATTATAATTATAAACGGATGGAGCGCGAGCTGGCCGAATGGGAGGCCCGGGGTCAGGACCAGAACGCCCAGCTCGTCAGCCTGTCCGACAAGGTCAAGGCCCTGGAGACCGACCTGGCCCGCATCCGCGGGTTCGACGCCAAGCTGCGGCGCATGGTCAATCTCGATCAGGAGCCCCGGGACGTGTCGCCGGGGGGCGAGGAAAAAGACTTCGACAAGAAGTACCTGCCGCTTTACCGCCAGGAGATGCTTGGCCGAAAGCTCCACCAGTTCCTGGGTGAGCTGCGCGATCAGACCGCCCTGGAACTGGCCCGGCAGCAGGAGCTGGCGACCCTGGTCGAAACCGCCGACGTGCGTCTGACCGCCCTGCCGACCAGTTGGCCCGTGGCCGGCTGGATCGCCGCCCCTTTTGGCGAACGGGTGTCGCCCTTTACCGGCAAGAAGGAATTCCACAAAGGCATGGACATCGCCGCCCCCGTGGGCACGGAAGTGAAGGCCCCGGGCGAGGGCACGGTCGCCTTCGCCGGCGAGACCGACGACGGCGGCTTTACCGTGGTCATCGACCATCAAGGCGGCCTGTCCGCCTCTTTCGGCCACATGCGCGATGTGCTCGTGACCAAGGGCCAGACCGTGGCCAAGGGACAAATCATCGGCCATGTGGGCGACTCCGGACAGGCCAGCGGGCCGCATCTGCACTACGAAACCCGTCTCTACGGCGTGCCCGTCAACCCCATGCGCTACATCCTGGAGTAG
- a CDS encoding HDOD domain-containing protein, producing MSRREEILQKAMAIPNMPMPVQKVLAYIGNADADLRQLAKIIEFDPGLTVNVLRMANSAFFGGGTKVSTVKEALMRLGLGRLYQLVIASGVAPLARFAIKGYGLRPGELLEHSVAVAVASETLARELGVVAPPYTFTAGLLVNIGKTVMGSFLEVDAAPILTLAHERQISFEQAEELILGINHAELGALLLEKWGIPTPIVNVVRYRLRPDESPEPDLALDLVHVGDVIAKMTGIGMGIDGLQYAPSEAAFARLDVSPQQMENVMVAILEQIAEVRDILMENTL from the coding sequence ATGAGCCGACGCGAGGAAATTCTTCAAAAGGCCATGGCCATCCCCAACATGCCCATGCCGGTGCAAAAGGTGCTGGCCTACATTGGCAATGCCGACGCCGACCTGCGCCAGCTGGCCAAGATCATCGAATTCGACCCGGGGCTGACGGTCAATGTCCTGCGCATGGCCAATTCCGCGTTTTTCGGCGGCGGAACCAAGGTGTCCACGGTCAAGGAAGCGCTCATGCGCCTGGGCCTTGGGCGTCTCTACCAGCTCGTCATAGCCTCGGGCGTAGCCCCCCTGGCCCGGTTCGCCATCAAGGGCTACGGCCTGCGTCCCGGGGAACTCCTCGAACATTCCGTGGCCGTGGCCGTGGCCTCCGAGACTTTGGCCCGCGAACTGGGTGTCGTTGCCCCGCCCTATACCTTTACGGCCGGTCTGCTCGTCAACATCGGCAAGACCGTCATGGGCTCGTTTCTGGAAGTCGATGCCGCGCCCATCCTGACCCTGGCCCACGAACGGCAAATTTCCTTCGAGCAGGCCGAGGAACTCATCCTTGGCATCAACCATGCCGAACTCGGCGCGCTGTTGCTCGAAAAGTGGGGCATTCCCACGCCCATCGTCAACGTGGTGCGCTACCGCCTGCGCCCTGACGAGAGTCCCGAACCCGATCTTGCCCTGGACCTCGTCCATGTTGGCGACGTCATCGCCAAGATGACCGGCATCGGCATGGGCATCGACGGCCTGCAATACGCGCCGTCCGAAGCCGCCTTCGCCCGCCTGGACGTCTCGCCGCAACAGATGGAAAACGTCATGGTCGCCATCCTTGAGCAGATCGCCGAGGTACGCGACATCCTCATGGAAAACACGTTGTAA
- the fliR gene encoding flagellar biosynthetic protein FliR, producing the protein MDLFHFNPAMVFSFLLTFMRLSVVVFMLPFYGATLIPNVVKASFCLVLSMALWPRLAFAGTALPASPWTIGLMFLGEVLIGLMLDILVRLLFSAAQAAGAIMGFSMGFSLMNSVDPMTGASESGLGHLMSQVATMLFLCLNGHLFLLSALAQSFEMVPPGGLLINAAVGEHLIVFTGQLFVMAIKIAAPILASIFLVDLALALVARAAPQMNVLFIGFPLKVSVGFLFMTMVFAAMTVVIENFLLDLEPMFRLVLKASS; encoded by the coding sequence ATGGACCTGTTCCACTTTAATCCAGCCATGGTCTTCAGTTTTCTGCTGACCTTCATGCGACTGAGCGTCGTGGTCTTCATGCTGCCCTTTTACGGGGCCACGCTTATTCCCAACGTCGTCAAGGCCTCGTTTTGCCTGGTGTTGTCCATGGCACTGTGGCCGCGCCTGGCCTTTGCCGGCACGGCTTTGCCGGCCAGTCCCTGGACCATAGGGCTTATGTTTCTCGGCGAAGTGCTCATCGGGCTTATGCTCGACATCCTGGTGCGCCTGCTGTTTTCCGCCGCCCAAGCCGCCGGAGCCATCATGGGCTTTTCCATGGGTTTTTCCCTCATGAACAGCGTCGATCCCATGACCGGCGCATCAGAATCGGGTCTGGGCCACCTCATGAGCCAGGTGGCCACCATGCTCTTTTTGTGCTTAAATGGTCATCTCTTTCTGCTCTCCGCCCTGGCCCAGAGCTTCGAAATGGTGCCGCCGGGGGGGCTGCTCATCAACGCCGCCGTGGGCGAACACCTCATCGTCTTCACCGGTCAGTTGTTCGTCATGGCCATCAAGATTGCCGCGCCCATCCTGGCTTCCATCTTTCTTGTCGATCTGGCCCTGGCCCTGGTGGCCCGGGCCGCGCCGCAGATGAACGTGCTGTTCATCGGCTTCCCCCTCAAAGTCAGCGTGGGTTTTTTGTTCATGACCATGGTCTTCGCGGCCATGACCGTTGTCATCGAGAATTTCCTTCTCGACCTCGAACCCATGTTCCGGCTGGTGCTCAAGGCCTCAAGCTGA
- the flhA gene encoding flagellar biosynthesis protein FlhA translates to MAKAAQAPVQFNYERFTKQGDIMLAAGVVVILFVMLVPIPPAFIDLMLTFSISISLVVLVTSMFMGSPLEFSIYPTLLLVTTLLRLSMNVASTRLILLHGDEGPSAAGHVIQAFGQFVVGGNYVVGCVIFLVLFAINKKVIVAGTTRIAEVAARFTLDAMPGKQMAIEADLNAGLINEKQATERRDAIRKEADFYGAMDGAGKFVSGDVTATIIITAINIFGGFFIGVLQKGMNWKDAAQTYTLLTIGDGLVSIIPSIIISTSAGLIVSRAAAEAKMGEEFMAQLTFHPRALRLVSGMLFLFAIVPGLPTFPFLAMAVLLFVVARLSGKQQELLQGQAAEQEKKPAPELETPEEVQTLLPLDALELEVGYGLIPLVDEEQNGNLLARIRSIRRQFALDMGVVIPSLHLRDNLQLRPGQYVVLIKGNEVASAEILIDHYLAMDPGDAKHRIQGVETREPAFNLPALWVPELHKEEAMLAGYTVVDPATVIATHLTEVFKRHLHEFLGRQEVQTLLETLSKRAPKVVEELVPGAMNLGGVQKVLQNLVREGVSIRDLLTVAETMADYAGSVKDPDQLTEYVRSRMGRTIVKPYLTGEGALPIMTLAPKVEGAVQESVRQTDHGAYLAMEPGLAQRIIQAIQKAMDKAMLGDGQPVLLTSPLVRPHLAQLLSRFIPNLPVISQAEIPAEIKLQSIANIGLTNAG, encoded by the coding sequence ATGGCGAAAGCAGCCCAAGCACCGGTCCAGTTCAATTACGAACGGTTCACCAAGCAAGGCGACATCATGCTGGCCGCCGGCGTGGTGGTCATCCTGTTCGTCATGCTGGTCCCCATCCCGCCGGCCTTTATCGACCTCATGCTCACCTTCTCCATTTCCATAAGCCTGGTGGTTCTGGTCACGAGCATGTTCATGGGCTCGCCGCTGGAATTTTCCATCTACCCGACCCTGCTCCTGGTCACCACCCTGCTTCGCCTGTCCATGAACGTGGCCTCCACCCGTTTGATTCTCCTCCACGGCGACGAGGGCCCATCGGCGGCCGGACACGTCATCCAGGCCTTTGGCCAGTTCGTGGTCGGCGGCAACTACGTGGTCGGCTGCGTCATCTTTTTGGTCCTTTTCGCCATCAACAAAAAGGTCATCGTGGCCGGCACCACCCGCATCGCCGAGGTGGCTGCCCGGTTCACCCTCGACGCCATGCCCGGCAAGCAGATGGCCATTGAAGCCGACCTCAACGCCGGACTGATCAACGAAAAGCAGGCCACCGAACGCCGCGACGCCATCCGCAAGGAGGCCGACTTCTACGGCGCCATGGATGGCGCAGGCAAGTTCGTCTCCGGAGACGTCACCGCCACCATCATCATCACGGCCATCAACATCTTCGGCGGCTTTTTCATCGGCGTGCTGCAAAAGGGCATGAATTGGAAGGACGCCGCCCAGACCTACACCCTGTTGACCATCGGCGACGGCCTGGTCTCCATCATCCCGTCCATCATCATCTCCACCTCGGCCGGCCTCATCGTCTCCCGAGCCGCGGCCGAAGCCAAGATGGGCGAAGAATTCATGGCCCAGCTGACCTTCCACCCGCGCGCCCTGAGGCTGGTCTCGGGAATGCTGTTCCTGTTCGCCATCGTGCCCGGGTTGCCGACCTTCCCCTTCTTGGCCATGGCCGTCCTGCTCTTTGTGGTGGCCCGGCTGTCCGGCAAGCAGCAGGAGCTGCTCCAGGGACAGGCCGCCGAACAGGAGAAAAAGCCGGCCCCGGAACTCGAAACCCCCGAAGAGGTCCAGACCCTGCTGCCGCTGGACGCCCTGGAACTCGAAGTCGGCTACGGCCTCATTCCCCTGGTCGACGAGGAGCAAAACGGCAACCTGCTGGCCCGCATCCGCTCCATCCGCCGCCAGTTCGCCCTGGACATGGGCGTGGTCATTCCCTCGTTGCACCTGCGCGACAATCTCCAGCTGCGCCCCGGCCAGTACGTGGTGCTCATCAAGGGCAACGAGGTGGCCTCGGCCGAGATCCTCATCGACCACTACCTGGCCATGGATCCGGGCGACGCCAAGCACCGCATCCAGGGCGTGGAAACGCGGGAACCGGCCTTCAACCTGCCGGCCCTGTGGGTGCCCGAGCTGCACAAGGAAGAAGCCATGTTGGCCGGCTACACCGTGGTCGATCCGGCCACCGTCATCGCCACCCATTTGACGGAGGTCTTCAAGCGCCACCTGCACGAATTCCTGGGCCGCCAGGAAGTGCAAACCCTGCTTGAGACCCTGTCCAAGCGCGCCCCCAAGGTCGTGGAGGAACTGGTGCCCGGAGCCATGAACCTGGGTGGTGTGCAAAAGGTGCTGCAAAACCTCGTGCGCGAAGGCGTGTCCATCCGCGATCTGCTGACCGTGGCCGAAACCATGGCCGACTACGCCGGCTCGGTCAAAGACCCGGACCAGCTCACGGAATACGTCCGCTCCCGCATGGGCCGCACCATCGTGAAGCCGTATCTGACCGGCGAAGGGGCCCTGCCCATCATGACGTTGGCTCCCAAGGTCGAAGGCGCGGTCCAGGAAAGCGTGCGCCAGACCGACCACGGCGCCTACCTGGCCATGGAACCCGGCCTGGCCCAGCGCATCATCCAGGCCATCCAGAAGGCCATGGACAAGGCCATGCTCGGCGACGGCCAGCCGGTGCTTTTGACCTCGCCCCTGGTGCGGCCGCACCTGGCCCAGCTGCTCTCGCGGTTCATCCCCAATCTGCCGGTCATCTCCCAGGCCGAGATTCCGGCCGAGATCAAGCTGCAATCCATTGCCAACATAGGACTGACCAATGCGGGTTAA